From Streptomyces sp. NBC_00775, one genomic window encodes:
- a CDS encoding Pls/PosA family non-ribosomal peptide synthetase: MAALQQGPALALSDDEVRAEFGDRGRFSASPAASPRTLVDILDASVRAYADEPALDDGHRCLTYRALAVEVEALRRRLSAAGVGLGDRVGVRVPSGTNELYVAILAVLAAGAAYVPVDAEDPDERAELVFGEAEVRAVLGAGHELTVTGRSDVPAARPGVEHDAWIIFTSGSTGRPKGVAVSHRSAAAFVDAEAGLFLTEDPIGPGDRVMAGLSVAFDASCEEMWLAWRYGACLVPVPRSQVRSGADLGPWLVEQEISVVSTVPTLAALWEPETLNDVRLLIFGGEACPPELVQRLVTEGREVWNTYGPTEATVVACASLMTGEEPVRIGLPLNGWELAVVDEAGELVPMGGSGQLVIGGVGLARYLDAEKDAEKYAPLDSLGWERAYRSGDLVKAEPEGLIFLGRADEQIKLGGRRIELGEVDTALQALPGVAGAAAAVRTARGGNQLLVGYVVTQDGWDHATAVEKLRAELPAALVPLLAPVDDLPTRTSGKVDRNALPWPLEGLETGGAKEQLYGTEAWLAEQWSEVLGIPVAGAADDFFAIGGGSLAAAQLTTKLRTRYPSAAVLDIYQQPVLRKLARHLEKSAQDDGAARTVAPVPVQTKVAQLLLLVPLFTLLGLRWTVALAALGNVLHWFGPYPWAPSASWWLVAAGTLVFFSPPGRLAIAAGGARLLLRGVGPGRYPRGGSVHLRLWTAERLAEFSGATSLTGSWLERYARALGAKVGADVDLHSLPPVTGMLKLGRGAAVESEVDLSGHWLDGDRLEIGALKVGAGAVVGTRSMLFPGARVGKRAEVAPGSAVAGQIPTGQRWAGAPAVKLGKAKRAWPKERPQRGTYWRAMYGATGFALTALPLLAGVAALLVGHVFVGADAGLGEALRGAALALVPATLAFGLAYALLLLIAVRLLSLGLREGTHPTHSRIGWQSWTVTQLMDRSRQTLFPLYAGLITPVWLRLLGMKIGRGAEVSTVLALPSLTTVGEGAFLADDTLTAPYVLGGGWMRIGRAEIGRRAFLGNSGMTAPGRSVPDGGLVGVLSATPKKAKKGSSYLGLPPVKLPRSTQDGDQSRTYDPPAHLLWARGLVELCRIVPVFCSAALAVLTVAALSALGAWAWALAGLVLLAVGALACVLSIVAKWVLVGRHRAGEHPLWSGFVWRNELADTFVEVVAVPWLAGSVPGTPLMTAWLRGLGARIGRGTWVESYWLPETDLVTLEDAATVNRGCVLQTHLFHDRILRTDTVVLREGATLGPGGIVLPGSTVGARSTLGPASLVMAAESVPDDTRWLGNPIEAWRS, from the coding sequence ATGGCAGCCCTCCAGCAAGGCCCCGCACTCGCGTTGTCCGACGACGAGGTCCGTGCGGAGTTCGGCGACCGCGGGCGGTTCTCCGCCTCCCCGGCCGCCTCGCCGCGCACGCTCGTCGACATCCTCGATGCCTCCGTTCGGGCGTACGCCGACGAGCCCGCCCTGGACGACGGGCACCGCTGCCTCACCTACCGTGCCCTGGCCGTCGAGGTCGAGGCCCTGCGGCGGCGGCTGAGCGCCGCCGGGGTGGGCCTCGGCGACCGGGTCGGTGTCCGGGTCCCCTCCGGCACCAATGAGCTGTACGTCGCGATCCTCGCCGTACTGGCCGCCGGCGCCGCCTATGTCCCGGTGGACGCCGAGGACCCGGACGAGCGCGCCGAGCTGGTGTTCGGCGAGGCGGAGGTGCGCGCGGTCCTCGGGGCCGGGCACGAGCTGACCGTGACCGGCCGCTCCGACGTCCCGGCCGCGCGGCCCGGTGTCGAGCACGACGCGTGGATCATCTTCACCTCCGGCTCCACCGGCAGGCCCAAGGGCGTGGCCGTCAGTCACCGCAGCGCCGCCGCCTTCGTCGATGCCGAGGCCGGCCTCTTCCTCACCGAGGATCCGATCGGCCCCGGCGACCGGGTCATGGCGGGCCTCTCCGTCGCCTTCGACGCCTCCTGCGAGGAGATGTGGCTGGCCTGGCGGTACGGCGCCTGTCTGGTGCCCGTGCCGCGCTCCCAGGTGCGCAGTGGCGCCGACCTGGGGCCCTGGCTGGTCGAACAGGAGATCAGCGTCGTCTCGACCGTGCCGACGCTCGCCGCGCTCTGGGAGCCGGAGACCCTCAACGACGTACGGCTGCTGATCTTCGGCGGCGAGGCCTGCCCGCCCGAGCTGGTGCAGCGGCTCGTGACGGAGGGACGGGAGGTCTGGAACACCTACGGGCCGACCGAGGCGACCGTCGTCGCCTGTGCCTCCCTGATGACCGGCGAGGAGCCGGTCCGCATCGGGCTGCCGCTGAACGGCTGGGAGCTGGCCGTCGTCGACGAGGCCGGGGAACTGGTGCCGATGGGCGGCAGCGGGCAGCTCGTGATCGGCGGGGTCGGGCTGGCCCGGTACCTCGACGCCGAGAAGGACGCGGAGAAGTACGCGCCGCTGGACTCGCTGGGCTGGGAGCGGGCGTATCGCAGCGGCGACCTCGTCAAGGCGGAGCCCGAAGGGCTGATCTTCCTCGGACGGGCCGACGAGCAGATCAAGCTCGGCGGACGCCGGATCGAGCTCGGTGAGGTGGATACCGCACTCCAGGCCCTGCCGGGCGTGGCGGGGGCCGCGGCGGCCGTCCGCACGGCCCGCGGCGGCAACCAGCTCCTCGTCGGCTATGTCGTCACCCAGGACGGCTGGGACCACGCCACCGCCGTCGAGAAGCTGCGCGCCGAGCTGCCCGCCGCCCTGGTGCCACTGCTCGCCCCGGTCGACGACCTGCCCACCCGCACCTCCGGCAAGGTCGACCGGAACGCGCTGCCCTGGCCTCTGGAGGGCCTGGAGACCGGCGGTGCGAAGGAACAGCTCTACGGCACCGAGGCCTGGCTCGCCGAGCAGTGGAGCGAAGTGCTCGGCATCCCCGTCGCCGGCGCGGCCGACGACTTCTTCGCGATCGGCGGCGGCAGCCTGGCCGCCGCCCAGCTGACCACGAAGCTGCGCACCCGCTATCCCAGCGCGGCCGTGCTCGACATCTACCAGCAGCCCGTCCTGCGCAAGCTGGCCCGGCACCTGGAGAAGTCCGCGCAGGACGACGGCGCCGCGCGGACCGTCGCGCCGGTGCCGGTGCAAACCAAGGTGGCGCAGCTGCTCCTGCTGGTCCCGCTGTTCACCCTGCTCGGACTGCGCTGGACCGTGGCGCTGGCCGCGCTCGGGAACGTACTGCACTGGTTCGGCCCGTATCCGTGGGCGCCGAGCGCGTCGTGGTGGCTCGTCGCCGCCGGGACGCTCGTCTTCTTCAGCCCGCCGGGGCGGCTCGCGATCGCGGCGGGCGGTGCGCGGCTGCTGCTGCGCGGTGTCGGGCCCGGCCGTTACCCGCGTGGCGGAAGCGTCCATCTGCGGCTGTGGACGGCCGAGCGGCTCGCCGAGTTCAGTGGCGCGACCTCGCTCACCGGCTCCTGGCTGGAGCGGTACGCCCGTGCCCTGGGCGCCAAGGTCGGTGCGGACGTGGATCTGCACTCGCTGCCGCCGGTGACCGGCATGCTCAAGCTGGGCCGGGGTGCCGCCGTCGAGTCCGAGGTGGACCTGTCGGGGCACTGGCTGGACGGTGACCGGCTGGAGATCGGCGCGCTGAAGGTGGGCGCCGGTGCGGTGGTCGGGACGCGCAGCATGCTCTTCCCGGGGGCGCGGGTCGGCAAGCGGGCCGAGGTGGCCCCGGGTTCCGCCGTGGCCGGGCAGATTCCGACCGGGCAGCGCTGGGCCGGGGCGCCCGCGGTCAAGCTCGGCAAGGCGAAGCGGGCCTGGCCCAAGGAGCGGCCGCAGCGCGGCACGTACTGGCGGGCGATGTACGGGGCGACCGGGTTCGCGCTGACCGCGCTGCCCCTGCTCGCGGGTGTCGCCGCGCTCCTCGTGGGCCATGTGTTCGTGGGCGCGGACGCCGGGCTCGGCGAGGCCCTGCGCGGTGCCGCGCTCGCCCTGGTGCCGGCGACGCTCGCCTTCGGTCTCGCGTACGCGCTGCTGCTCCTGATCGCCGTACGGCTGCTGAGCCTGGGGCTGCGCGAGGGCACGCATCCGACGCACAGCCGCATCGGCTGGCAGTCCTGGACGGTCACCCAGCTGATGGACCGGTCCCGGCAGACGCTGTTCCCGCTGTACGCCGGGTTGATCACGCCGGTGTGGCTGCGGCTGCTCGGTATGAAGATCGGGCGGGGCGCCGAGGTCTCCACCGTCCTCGCGCTGCCCAGTCTCACCACCGTCGGAGAGGGCGCCTTCCTCGCGGACGACACGCTGACCGCGCCGTATGTGCTCGGGGGCGGCTGGATGCGGATCGGGCGGGCCGAGATCGGCCGCCGGGCGTTCCTCGGCAACTCCGGGATGACCGCGCCGGGCCGCAGCGTGCCGGACGGCGGTCTGGTCGGGGTGCTGTCGGCGACGCCGAAGAAGGCGAAGAAGGGCAGCTCGTATCTGGGGCTGCCGCCGGTCAAGCTGCCGCGCTCGACACAGGACGGCGACCAGAGCCGTACGTACGACCCGCCCGCGCACCTGCTGTGGGCGCGCGGCCTGGTCGAGCTGTGCAGGATCGTGCCGGTGTTCTGCTCGGCGGCCCTGGCCGTGCTGACCGTGGCCGCGCTCAGCGCGCTGGGGGCATGGGCCTGGGCGCTCGCCGGGCTCGTGCTGCTCGCCGTGGGCGCGCTCGCGTGCGTCCTGTCCATCGTGGCGAAGTGGGTGCTCGTGGGCCGGCACCGGGCCGGTGAGCACCCGCTGTGGAGCGGATTCGTCTGGCGCAACGAGCTCGCCGACACCTTCGTCGAGGTCGTGGCCGTGCCGTGGCTGGCCGGATCCGTGCCCGGTACGCCCCTGATGACGGCGTGGCTGCGCGGGCTCGGCGCCCGGATCGGCCGGGGCACCTGGGTCGAGAGCTACTGGCTGCCCGAGACGGACCTGGTGACGCTGGAGGACGCGGCGACGGTGAACCGTGGCTGTGTCCTGCAGACCCACCTCTTCCACGACCGGATCTTGCGGACGGATACTGTGGTCCTCCGTGAGGGCGCCACCCTGGGCCCGGGCGGAATCGTCCTGCCCGGCAGCACCGTCGGGGCCCGCTCCACCCTGGGTCCCGCGTCGCTGGTGATGGCGGCGGAGTCCGTTCCCGACGACACCCGCTGGCTGGGCAATCCGATCGAGGCATGGCGTTCATAG
- the fxsT gene encoding FxSxx-COOH system tetratricopeptide repeat protein translates to MPDANPLDRAGSFTIFFTTSENLGLSTTLRNAADILAEGNRSVLLVDGRSGDPADGLPVPDPVAGLVSTARLTTPAALTALAGDPVAARYDHVLVEAPVPDAPDAVEPARLVGFADAIVICFALTAWSIDGAAALAEDLSGTQADRPVRVLTLGLKSDVGVHDRLRDARERVRRKFGPLAQARDEREFPFLEIPYNPLYLDSRSLAVETEGVGTVTGLRPYYERLADWLRVSRPARFTHVTVVHSARHALWAAWLQDRLGERGVRTVLRRDDTYAGERPAAGAALLFLSPGDADDTLLAQIGALSHTDVRIVLVDEPFPHTAAAHHERIDLRDTTEDEALRLLCTTLGLDPAGPREGARGARFPRLPETTNVAPRNGDFIDRDALLATLDEQLRGAGREGGCLVLHGPSGWGKSETARELCHRYGARYDVVWWVRAWETLRVQRGLARLAGRLGTAEDQLGVVAPDGGVSRLLTRLSRPDSDSGNWLIVYDGVVDPAELHGLLPVPHERGHVLITSRVAPPERQPDARPPHMTATAIGPMRPAECRALLCERLPEITEDQAQQVGSVVDSVPLALHLAAHCLAERADAHRRDDHMGPDAAARAAVADLLAEYRTCKTELLGETGSVPPVAVMVRVAQNVAGATPGAAAWRAESPAHDALGWLLGAASLLTGRGTGLELLRSRRILSELARDDSAEPEAAEGTLRHRHPDDVQLPDEHMVSVALWALAQVGLLDVDFDRKEQPLVQHHALRDLIRDGMDPAKREHVESVLRSVLAEYVPQEDQDLPADWAREVYSLRLWEDSRPRVRRSMLRHLNALSQRGESADLARLLDISGKAREAWQADGDEQTPEYLRLLNLTARAHRLGGDNECSRELSQEALRGHRRLLGLTHPRTLLSADSHAATLRALGRFEDALIQIRPAMEGLTLLLGSKHPATVQVEHNLALTEALTGRVSVALGRLQARFRYRQAVGGKEDPIAWRSADLLAYLYRMSGRDGEARDLLRQRLRRYGDTWDGGRLKTEVGLAVSERRLADGFPAVKDPRYGFEMAHERDLRALKLYVSRFGADRFDTLRCQFSYAADLHALGKVEEAEQQARQCGDALAARFGVGHPYTGLSQVRHAVYLRSMGEVQRAEDEGRAAVHLLSHKVGQSHPWVAVAENSLAATLAAADRTDEAAQLARSALNRLRDLGVAHRPDGRRVRAHHARLTGSDTSRPVPPSGFDIDLELPGL, encoded by the coding sequence GCTCGCCGGCGACCCCGTCGCGGCCCGCTACGACCACGTCCTCGTCGAGGCTCCGGTGCCGGACGCTCCCGACGCCGTGGAACCTGCCCGGCTGGTGGGGTTCGCCGACGCAATCGTCATCTGCTTCGCGTTGACCGCCTGGTCCATCGACGGTGCCGCCGCCCTCGCCGAGGACCTGTCCGGCACGCAGGCCGACCGGCCCGTCCGGGTGCTCACCCTCGGGCTCAAGAGCGACGTCGGGGTCCACGACCGGCTGCGGGACGCGCGGGAACGGGTGCGCCGCAAGTTCGGACCGCTCGCCCAGGCCCGCGACGAGCGCGAGTTCCCCTTTCTGGAGATCCCGTACAACCCCCTCTACCTGGACAGCCGCAGCCTCGCCGTCGAGACCGAGGGCGTCGGCACCGTCACCGGTCTGCGTCCCTACTACGAGCGGCTCGCCGACTGGCTTCGGGTAAGCCGCCCGGCCCGGTTCACCCACGTCACCGTCGTCCACTCCGCACGGCACGCCCTCTGGGCGGCCTGGCTGCAGGACCGGCTCGGCGAACGGGGCGTCCGGACCGTACTGCGCAGGGACGACACCTACGCCGGTGAGCGCCCCGCGGCCGGTGCGGCCCTGCTCTTCCTCTCGCCGGGTGACGCGGACGACACCCTGCTCGCACAGATCGGCGCCCTCTCCCACACCGATGTGCGGATCGTCCTGGTCGACGAGCCGTTCCCGCACACCGCGGCGGCCCACCACGAGCGGATCGACCTGCGCGACACCACCGAGGACGAGGCGCTGCGGCTGCTCTGCACCACCCTCGGCCTCGACCCGGCGGGGCCCCGCGAGGGCGCGCGCGGCGCACGCTTCCCGCGGCTGCCCGAGACCACCAACGTCGCCCCGCGCAACGGCGATTTCATCGACCGTGACGCCCTGCTGGCGACGCTCGACGAGCAACTGCGGGGAGCCGGCCGCGAAGGCGGCTGCCTGGTGCTGCACGGCCCCAGCGGCTGGGGCAAGAGCGAGACCGCCCGGGAGCTGTGCCACCGCTACGGCGCCCGGTACGACGTGGTGTGGTGGGTGCGCGCCTGGGAGACGCTGCGGGTGCAGCGCGGTCTGGCCCGGCTCGCCGGCCGCCTCGGCACCGCGGAGGACCAGCTCGGTGTCGTCGCGCCCGACGGCGGCGTCTCGCGGCTGCTGACCCGCCTGTCGCGCCCCGACTCCGATTCGGGGAACTGGCTGATCGTCTACGACGGTGTGGTGGACCCCGCCGAGCTGCACGGTCTGCTGCCCGTTCCGCATGAGCGCGGCCATGTACTGATCACCAGCCGCGTCGCGCCGCCCGAGCGGCAGCCGGACGCCCGCCCACCGCATATGACGGCCACCGCCATCGGACCCATGAGGCCCGCCGAGTGCCGCGCCCTGCTGTGCGAACGGCTCCCGGAGATCACCGAGGACCAGGCCCAACAGGTGGGCAGCGTGGTGGACTCCGTCCCGCTCGCCCTGCATCTGGCCGCCCACTGCCTCGCCGAGCGGGCCGACGCCCACCGGCGCGACGATCACATGGGGCCGGACGCGGCGGCCCGCGCGGCCGTCGCGGACCTCCTCGCCGAGTACCGCACGTGCAAGACCGAACTCCTCGGTGAGACCGGCTCCGTACCGCCCGTCGCCGTCATGGTGCGGGTGGCCCAGAACGTCGCGGGGGCCACCCCGGGCGCCGCCGCCTGGCGCGCCGAGAGCCCCGCGCACGACGCCCTGGGCTGGCTGCTGGGCGCCGCCTCCCTGCTCACCGGACGCGGCACGGGCCTGGAGCTGCTGCGCTCGCGCCGCATCCTGTCCGAGCTGGCCCGCGACGACTCGGCCGAACCCGAGGCCGCCGAGGGCACCCTTCGCCACCGGCACCCCGACGACGTACAGCTGCCCGACGAGCACATGGTGAGCGTCGCCCTGTGGGCTCTGGCCCAAGTGGGGCTGCTCGACGTCGACTTCGACCGCAAGGAGCAGCCCCTCGTACAGCATCACGCGCTGCGCGACCTGATCCGCGACGGCATGGACCCCGCCAAGCGGGAGCACGTCGAGTCGGTGCTGCGCAGTGTGCTCGCCGAGTACGTACCGCAGGAGGACCAGGACCTGCCCGCCGACTGGGCGCGCGAGGTGTACTCGCTGCGGCTGTGGGAGGACTCCCGGCCCCGGGTGCGCCGCTCGATGCTGCGCCATCTCAACGCGCTCAGCCAGCGCGGCGAGAGCGCCGACCTCGCCCGCCTCCTCGACATCTCGGGGAAGGCCCGCGAGGCATGGCAGGCCGACGGCGACGAGCAGACGCCCGAGTACCTGCGGCTGCTCAACCTCACCGCCCGCGCCCACCGCCTGGGCGGCGACAACGAATGCTCCCGCGAGCTGTCCCAGGAGGCGCTGCGCGGTCACCGCAGGCTGCTCGGCCTGACCCACCCGCGCACCCTGCTGTCGGCCGACTCGCATGCCGCGACCCTGCGGGCCCTCGGCCGGTTCGAGGACGCCCTGATCCAGATCAGGCCCGCCATGGAGGGGCTCACGCTGCTGCTCGGCTCGAAGCATCCCGCCACGGTCCAGGTCGAGCACAACCTCGCCCTCACCGAGGCGCTCACGGGACGTGTCTCCGTCGCCCTGGGCCGTCTCCAGGCACGCTTCCGCTACCGGCAGGCCGTCGGCGGCAAGGAGGACCCGATCGCCTGGCGCTCGGCCGATCTGCTCGCCTACCTGTACCGGATGAGCGGGCGCGACGGCGAGGCACGGGACCTGCTGCGCCAGCGGCTGCGCCGGTACGGCGACACCTGGGACGGGGGGCGCCTGAAGACGGAGGTCGGCCTGGCCGTCAGCGAGCGCCGCCTCGCCGACGGCTTCCCCGCCGTCAAGGACCCCCGCTACGGCTTCGAGATGGCCCACGAACGCGACCTGCGGGCCTTGAAGCTGTACGTCAGCCGCTTCGGCGCCGACCGCTTCGACACGCTGCGCTGCCAGTTCAGCTACGCCGCCGATCTGCACGCCCTCGGCAAGGTGGAGGAGGCCGAACAGCAGGCGCGCCAGTGCGGGGACGCGCTGGCGGCCCGGTTCGGTGTGGGGCACCCCTACACGGGGCTCAGCCAGGTCCGGCACGCGGTGTATCTGCGGTCGATGGGCGAGGTGCAGCGCGCGGAGGACGAGGGCCGCGCCGCCGTGCACCTGCTGTCCCACAAGGTCGGCCAGTCCCACCCGTGGGTGGCCGTCGCGGAGAACTCCCTCGCCGCCACCCTGGCCGCGGCCGACCGCACCGACGAGGCCGCCCAACTCGCCCGCAGCGCCCTGAACCGGCTGCGCGACCTCGGCGTCGCACACCGCCCCGACGGTCGGCGGGTGCGGGCCCACCACGCACGGCTGACCGGATCCGACACATCCCGCCCGGTGCCTCCGTCGGGCTTCGACATCGACCTGGAGCTGCCCGGGCTGTAA